A genomic stretch from Bacillus sp. E(2018) includes:
- a CDS encoding aldo/keto reductase — MKKRRIGSSDLYVSELSLGCMSLAPELGNENEKIVKTALDHGINYFDTADLYGFGWNEEFIGKTLKDVRQDIILATKGGNDWSQPGDGWKWNPSKTYIKTALKDSLKRLQTDYIDLYQLHGGTIDDPLDETIEAFDELVSEGYIRYYGISSIRPNTIKYFAEHSNIQSIMMQYSLLDRRPEELFPYLNTKDISVIARGSVAKGWLSEKALQKSADDKFLHYTGADIQKRIEMSKDVLGDKNITHAALQYVLSQKPVATAAAGASSVEQLLENIKTFKSSPLSEEESESLHSLFPAEIYETHRA, encoded by the coding sequence ATGAAGAAAAGAAGAATAGGTTCTTCTGATCTGTATGTGAGTGAATTGAGTTTAGGATGTATGTCACTTGCTCCTGAGCTAGGAAACGAGAACGAAAAAATTGTGAAGACTGCGCTCGATCATGGTATTAACTATTTTGACACAGCCGATTTATACGGTTTTGGGTGGAATGAAGAGTTTATTGGCAAAACACTAAAAGACGTTCGACAAGACATCATTCTTGCGACAAAAGGTGGAAACGATTGGAGCCAACCTGGTGATGGATGGAAATGGAATCCTTCTAAAACTTACATAAAAACCGCCTTAAAAGACAGCCTAAAGCGTCTACAAACCGATTATATTGATCTCTACCAGCTGCACGGGGGAACGATCGATGATCCGCTGGATGAAACGATTGAAGCTTTTGATGAACTCGTGTCAGAAGGTTATATCCGTTATTATGGTATTTCTTCTATACGTCCTAACACGATTAAATATTTTGCAGAGCACTCTAATATTCAAAGTATCATGATGCAATATAGTTTGTTGGACAGACGTCCTGAAGAACTGTTTCCTTATCTCAATACTAAGGATATAAGCGTTATTGCAAGAGGCTCTGTTGCAAAAGGATGGTTGAGCGAGAAAGCATTACAAAAGAGTGCTGATGACAAGTTTCTTCATTACACTGGCGCTGACATCCAAAAAAGGATCGAGATGTCTAAAGATGTCTTAGGTGATAAGAACATCACACATGCAGCGTTGCAATATGTGTTGAGTCAAAAGCCAGTGGCCACTGCAGCTGCAGGAGCAAGCTCTGTTGAACAACTTTTAGAAAACATTAAAACATTTAAATCTTCACCTTTAAGTGAAGAGGAGTCAGAATCATTACACTCTCTTTTTCCAGCTGAAATCTATGAAACGCACCGAGCATGA
- the mciZ gene encoding Z-ring formation inhibitor MciZ — protein sequence MKIYLQPKGITLVGKAWQIKYMLQNYSKQHELVQDWINATSPKK from the coding sequence ATGAAGATCTATCTTCAACCTAAAGGAATTACGCTAGTGGGCAAGGCTTGGCAGATCAAATATATGCTACAAAATTATAGTAAGCAGCATGAACTTGTTCAAGACTGGATCAACGCTACTTCTCCGAAAAAATAA
- a CDS encoding NUDIX hydrolase gives MENLYEKTISKEQIYSGKVIDLYIEEVELPNKKVGKREIVKHPGAVAVLAVTDEGKMLMVEQFRKPLEKTIIEIPAGKLEKGEDPLECAKRELLEETGFACESMESIGSFYTSPGFADELIHLYYTNTLTKQGDQMTDEDEFLNVLELSVDEAKELMREEKIHDAKTAYSVMYMELTRALKK, from the coding sequence ATGGAAAACTTATACGAAAAAACGATAAGCAAAGAACAGATATACAGCGGTAAAGTTATTGATCTTTATATAGAGGAAGTTGAACTGCCGAATAAGAAGGTAGGAAAACGAGAGATTGTGAAACACCCTGGAGCTGTTGCCGTACTAGCAGTAACAGATGAAGGTAAGATGTTAATGGTAGAGCAATTTCGTAAACCACTCGAAAAGACGATTATTGAAATCCCAGCAGGTAAGCTTGAAAAAGGAGAAGATCCTTTAGAATGTGCCAAGCGTGAATTGTTAGAAGAAACGGGCTTTGCTTGCGAATCTATGGAGTCCATCGGTTCTTTTTATACCTCCCCAGGGTTTGCAGATGAACTGATCCATCTCTACTATACGAACACTCTTACAAAACAAGGTGATCAGATGACAGATGAAGATGAATTTTTGAACGTCCTCGAATTAAGCGTAGATGAAGCGAAAGAATTAATGAGAGAAGAAAAGATTCATGATGCAAAAACAGCTTACAGTGTCATGTATATGGAGTTAACTCGTGCACTTAAAAAATAA
- a CDS encoding endonuclease Q family protein, with protein sequence MHIHIGASRTGKAIKITGSRSLTLRNILHVAKHVKGMDVIGIIDCHSPEVLQELKELEQDGCLRELEEGGLSIDGLTLIPGAEIEINDEHCKGPIHVLVYMPSLAAMERLSVWLTSRMKNIHLSSQRMYGSAHELQQFVKNSGGLFIPAHIFTPFKSLYGKGVDTSLTEVLNPSMIDGVELGLSSNTEMASRLEELSSFTFLTNSDAHSLEKIAREYQMLSLKEPTFKEFKMALQGENGREIIANYGLNPYLGKYYNSVCETCLEVFPPNSESCNKCGNKKFIKGVNDRINELQGTKTSKVNRPPYIHQIPLEFIPGLGPKTLLKLREAIGTDMDIIHSSTEDQLKRLVKPAIAEQILSARNGDLSVQIGGGGTYGKVIVNHPSKTKK encoded by the coding sequence ATGCATATTCACATCGGAGCATCTCGAACAGGTAAAGCCATTAAGATTACAGGTTCAAGATCCCTGACACTTCGCAATATCTTACATGTAGCTAAACATGTAAAAGGGATGGATGTCATAGGGATCATTGATTGTCATTCGCCTGAAGTACTTCAAGAATTAAAAGAACTTGAACAAGATGGTTGCTTGAGAGAGCTCGAAGAAGGCGGCTTATCAATTGATGGATTGACACTCATACCAGGGGCCGAGATTGAGATTAACGATGAACATTGTAAGGGGCCGATCCACGTTCTTGTATATATGCCGAGTCTTGCTGCGATGGAGAGATTAAGTGTATGGCTAACATCTCGAATGAAGAATATCCATTTAAGCTCGCAACGGATGTATGGCAGTGCCCATGAACTTCAACAGTTCGTGAAGAATTCAGGTGGATTATTTATCCCTGCTCATATTTTTACTCCATTTAAAAGTTTATACGGAAAAGGAGTAGATACTTCTCTAACGGAAGTGTTAAATCCATCCATGATAGATGGTGTTGAATTAGGCTTAAGTTCGAATACAGAAATGGCATCCCGACTAGAAGAGCTTTCTTCATTCACCTTCCTAACGAATTCAGATGCACATTCATTAGAGAAGATCGCACGTGAATATCAGATGCTTTCCTTGAAGGAACCGACTTTTAAAGAATTCAAAATGGCTCTCCAAGGTGAGAATGGTAGAGAGATTATTGCAAATTATGGCCTGAATCCTTATCTCGGAAAATATTATAATTCGGTCTGTGAAACATGTTTAGAAGTTTTTCCTCCCAACAGTGAGAGCTGTAATAAATGTGGAAATAAGAAATTTATAAAGGGAGTCAACGATCGGATCAACGAACTTCAAGGAACAAAGACAAGTAAAGTAAACAGACCACCTTATATTCACCAGATACCGCTAGAGTTCATACCAGGATTAGGTCCGAAAACTTTATTGAAACTTCGTGAAGCGATTGGGACAGATATGGATATCATACATTCTTCTACAGAAGATCAACTCAAAAGACTTGTTAAGCCAGCTATAGCAGAACAGATTCTATCTGCTAGAAACGGAGACCTCTCTGTTCAAATAGGCGGTGGTGGAACTTATGGAAAAGTAATTGTAAACCATCCTAGTAAAACGAAAAAATAA
- the spoIIM gene encoding stage II sporulation protein M yields the protein MESARYYMQRHLEENKTLYAFVGVLFLMGVIFGAIIVNSLSLNQKQDLYTYLSRFFVQAAEGGFTSKTDMFFQSFGHYLKYMGLMWILGLSVIGLPVILVMLFLKGVVIGFTVGFLVNQMGWYGFLLSFVSVLPQNVLLIPAFIIVTVAAVAFSFKMIRQLAFKRHHMPFLPQLLRYTLLVAGVGVMVLLASTMEAFFTPALMEQVIKWSI from the coding sequence ATGGAGAGTGCGCGTTATTACATGCAGCGGCATCTAGAAGAGAATAAGACCTTGTATGCGTTTGTTGGTGTTCTCTTTTTAATGGGTGTGATTTTTGGAGCAATTATCGTAAACTCGTTGAGTCTGAATCAAAAGCAAGATCTATACACGTACTTATCACGTTTTTTTGTTCAAGCGGCAGAAGGTGGTTTTACGAGCAAAACAGATATGTTCTTTCAAAGTTTTGGTCATTATCTAAAATACATGGGTCTCATGTGGATTCTTGGATTATCCGTAATCGGTCTGCCTGTTATCTTAGTCATGCTGTTCTTAAAAGGCGTAGTGATTGGTTTTACTGTAGGCTTTCTAGTGAATCAAATGGGATGGTACGGCTTTTTATTATCTTTTGTATCGGTTCTGCCTCAGAACGTACTTTTAATTCCAGCTTTCATCATTGTAACGGTAGCAGCAGTCGCTTTTTCTTTTAAGATGATTCGTCAGCTGGCTTTTAAGAGGCACCATATGCCTTTTTTGCCCCAGCTGTTAAGATATACACTATTGGTTGCAGGTGTGGGTGTAATGGTTCTGCTTGCCTCAACGATGGAAGCATTCTTTACTCCAGCCTTGATGGAGCAAGTTATTAAATGGTCGATTTGA
- a CDS encoding Fur family transcriptional regulator translates to MESRIDRIKKQLHSQSYKLTPQREATVRVLLENEEDHLSAEDVYLLVKEKAPEIGLATVYRTLELLTELKVVDKINFGDGVSRYDLRTEGADHFHHHLVCIECGAVDEIQEDLLGDVEKVVEEGWNFKIKDHRLTFHGICHRCHPKANNEGEGSGE, encoded by the coding sequence ATGGAAAGCAGAATCGACCGTATCAAAAAACAGCTGCATTCACAAAGCTATAAGCTGACTCCACAGCGTGAGGCGACCGTTAGAGTCCTCCTCGAAAACGAAGAAGATCACTTAAGTGCGGAAGATGTTTATCTGCTCGTAAAAGAAAAGGCGCCCGAAATTGGTTTGGCGACCGTTTACCGTACTCTGGAACTCTTAACCGAGCTTAAAGTAGTAGATAAGATTAACTTTGGTGATGGGGTTTCCCGTTACGATCTTAGAACAGAGGGTGCTGATCATTTTCATCATCATCTTGTTTGTATCGAATGTGGAGCGGTGGATGAAATACAAGAAGACCTTCTTGGCGATGTGGAGAAAGTGGTTGAAGAAGGCTGGAATTTTAAAATTAAAGATCACAGACTGACATTTCATGGGATCTGTCACAGATGTCATCCTAAGGCTAATAATGAAGGTGAAGGAAGCGGAGAGTAG
- a CDS encoding YqzK family protein, whose product MMISWMKIVWNTTKVFFAFSICTLVFYFGLLWINQEYENYHRYDEPKGKAVKVFNLSSDKDSNPVKRLFYFYQTGE is encoded by the coding sequence ATGATGATTTCCTGGATGAAAATTGTTTGGAATACAACAAAGGTGTTCTTTGCTTTTTCAATTTGCACGCTCGTGTTTTATTTCGGTTTGCTTTGGATCAATCAAGAATATGAAAATTATCATAGATATGACGAACCAAAAGGTAAAGCTGTTAAAGTCTTTAACTTGAGTTCTGATAAGGACTCAAACCCTGTAAAAAGACTTTTTTATTTTTATCAAACGGGTGAGTAA
- the xerD gene encoding site-specific tyrosine recombinase XerD — protein MNDHVQDFLQYIIVERALSKNTIDSYKRDLTQYVRYLEKVESLETIHEIDRNHIMGYLLFLKENGKASTTLARNIASIRSFHQFLLREKVSSQDPSVHIETPKTERKLPKVLSTEEVEALLDTPAANDPFSQRDKGMLELLYATGIRVSELVQLNIGDVHLDMGFIRCIGKGNKERIIPLGKMAQTAIERYLKDGRIILLKSKKTDALFLNHHGNRLSRQGFWKILKQLARKAHIEKELTPHTLRHSFATHLLENGADLRAVQEMLGHADISTTQIYTHVTKTRLKDVYSAFHPRA, from the coding sequence GTGAACGATCATGTTCAGGATTTTCTTCAATACATTATTGTAGAACGAGCCCTCTCAAAGAACACAATCGACTCCTATAAGAGAGATTTAACTCAATATGTACGATATCTCGAAAAAGTCGAATCTCTTGAAACTATTCATGAGATTGACCGTAATCATATAATGGGATATCTTTTATTTTTAAAAGAGAATGGTAAGGCTTCCACGACGCTAGCGCGCAACATTGCGTCTATTCGGTCTTTTCACCAGTTTCTTCTAAGAGAAAAAGTCTCCAGTCAAGACCCTTCTGTACATATTGAAACACCTAAAACAGAGCGAAAGCTTCCTAAAGTATTATCCACAGAAGAGGTTGAAGCATTATTAGACACACCTGCAGCGAACGATCCTTTTTCTCAAAGAGACAAGGGAATGCTCGAACTCTTGTATGCAACAGGCATTCGAGTCTCAGAACTTGTTCAGCTTAATATAGGGGATGTTCACCTAGATATGGGTTTCATACGCTGTATAGGTAAAGGGAATAAAGAAAGAATCATTCCTCTTGGGAAGATGGCCCAAACGGCAATTGAACGATACTTGAAAGATGGGCGTATAATCTTGTTGAAAAGTAAGAAGACGGATGCACTCTTTTTAAACCATCACGGAAATCGTTTATCTAGACAGGGTTTTTGGAAAATATTAAAACAATTAGCAAGAAAAGCTCATATTGAAAAAGAACTCACACCGCATACACTTCGTCATTCATTTGCTACTCATCTGTTGGAAAACGGTGCGGATCTACGTGCAGTGCAAGAGATGTTAGGACATGCTGATATTTCAACTACACAAATATATACGCATGTCACGAAAACTAGATTAAAAGATGTATACTCCGCCTTCCATCCGAGGGCGTGA
- the deoB gene encoding phosphopentomutase has protein sequence MKQSRFKRTFLVVMDSVGIGEAPDAEKFGDKGAHTLGHIAREMNGLNVPNMEKLGLGNIDSTMEGVEKASNPIGHYGKLPELSNGKDTMTGHWEIMGLHIKEPFQTFPDGFPDELIDMLTEKWGRGILGNKAASGTEIITELGEEHVKTGKLIVYTSADSVLQIAAHEDVVPLEELYEICETAREMTRDGKYMLGRIIARPFKGEPGAFERTSNRHDYALKPFGRTVMNELEDAGYDSIALGKISDIFDGEGVTKAIRTKSNMDGMDKLVESMDEDFTGLNFLNLVDFDALFGHRRDPKGYGQALEEFDARLPEVLEKLKEDDLLIITADHGNDPVHHGTDHTREYVPLMVYYKGIKEGKELNVGNTFADIGATIAEIYDVKKPSIGQSFLNQL, from the coding sequence ATGAAACAATCACGTTTTAAGAGAACTTTTTTAGTTGTTATGGATTCTGTAGGAATTGGTGAAGCGCCAGATGCAGAAAAGTTTGGAGATAAAGGAGCACACACGCTAGGCCATATCGCTCGTGAGATGAATGGACTCAACGTTCCAAATATGGAGAAGCTTGGACTTGGAAATATTGATTCAACGATGGAAGGTGTTGAAAAGGCAAGTAACCCAATCGGTCATTACGGAAAACTACCTGAACTCTCAAATGGTAAAGATACGATGACAGGGCATTGGGAGATCATGGGACTTCATATTAAAGAACCTTTCCAAACGTTTCCGGATGGTTTTCCTGATGAACTGATCGATATGCTTACTGAAAAATGGGGCAGAGGAATTTTGGGGAACAAGGCAGCTTCAGGTACAGAAATTATTACTGAGCTTGGAGAAGAGCATGTAAAAACAGGGAAGTTGATCGTTTACACATCTGCTGACTCAGTGCTTCAGATTGCAGCTCATGAAGATGTTGTTCCATTAGAAGAACTATATGAAATCTGTGAAACGGCAAGAGAAATGACACGTGATGGGAAGTATATGTTAGGAAGAATTATAGCTCGTCCGTTTAAAGGTGAGCCAGGAGCATTTGAAAGAACGTCTAACCGACACGATTATGCTTTAAAACCTTTCGGAAGAACAGTTATGAACGAGTTAGAAGACGCAGGATACGACAGCATCGCACTAGGTAAGATCTCTGATATCTTTGACGGTGAAGGTGTGACAAAAGCTATTCGCACGAAATCAAACATGGATGGGATGGACAAGCTTGTGGAGTCCATGGATGAAGACTTTACAGGTCTTAACTTTTTGAACTTGGTCGACTTTGATGCTTTGTTCGGACATAGAAGAGACCCTAAAGGATACGGTCAAGCATTAGAAGAATTTGATGCTCGATTGCCAGAAGTTCTAGAGAAGTTAAAAGAAGATGATCTGCTTATCATTACAGCCGACCATGGAAACGATCCTGTTCATCACGGAACAGATCATACACGTGAATATGTGCCGTTGATGGTGTATTACAAAGGTATCAAAGAAGGTAAAGAACTTAATGTAGGTAATACGTTTGCTGATATTGGTGCAACGATCGCAGAGATCTATGATGTGAAGAAACCTAGTATCGGACAAAGCTTTTTAAATCAACTTTAA
- a CDS encoding purine-nucleoside phosphorylase, whose protein sequence is MSKLQTSADFIQSKLTSAPKIGLILGSGLGILAEEIQNPVIIPYSDIPEFPVSTVEGHAGQLVIGELAGKQVVAMQGRFHYYEGYSMEKVTFPVRVMKLIGVETIVVTNAAGGVNKDFEAGDLMLITDHINNFGNNPLIGANDDSFGVRFPDMSEAYTLSLQDVARSVAKDLNISLKEGVYAGNTGPSYETPAEVRMLRVWGADAVGMSTVPEVIIARHAGMKVLGISCISNMAAGILDQPLTHDEVMETTEMVKSNFLSLVKGIVKEI, encoded by the coding sequence ATGTCAAAATTACAAACATCTGCTGATTTTATTCAATCAAAACTTACTTCTGCTCCAAAGATAGGGTTGATCTTAGGTTCAGGTCTAGGAATCCTTGCTGAAGAAATCCAAAACCCGGTTATTATTCCATATTCAGATATTCCTGAATTTCCTGTTTCGACTGTAGAAGGTCACGCTGGTCAACTTGTTATCGGTGAGCTGGCTGGAAAACAAGTAGTGGCGATGCAAGGGCGTTTTCATTATTACGAAGGATACTCTATGGAAAAAGTAACGTTTCCTGTTCGTGTGATGAAACTGATCGGTGTAGAAACAATCGTTGTAACGAACGCTGCTGGTGGCGTTAACAAGGATTTCGAAGCTGGAGACCTTATGTTGATCACAGATCATATCAACAACTTCGGCAACAACCCGTTAATCGGTGCTAATGACGATTCGTTTGGCGTTCGTTTTCCAGATATGAGTGAAGCTTACACGTTATCTCTACAAGATGTTGCTCGCAGTGTAGCAAAAGACTTAAACATCTCATTAAAAGAAGGGGTTTACGCTGGAAATACAGGCCCTTCCTATGAAACACCTGCAGAAGTAAGAATGCTTCGTGTATGGGGTGCAGATGCTGTTGGCATGTCTACGGTTCCAGAAGTCATCATCGCACGTCATGCGGGTATGAAAGTGCTGGGTATTTCTTGTATTTCTAATATGGCTGCAGGTATCCTTGATCAACCGTTAACACATGATGAGGTAATGGAAACAACAGAGATGGTAAAATCCAATTTCCTTTCTTTAGTTAAAGGAATCGTTAAAGAAATTTAA